The Planctomycetia bacterium DNA segment CTTCCTGCCCAACTGGTCATTTTGGGCGTCGGCGTGCGCCCGGAAAACAAGCTGGCACTCGACGCGGGCGTCGAAGTTGGACCTCGTGGCGGTATCCGGGTCAATGAGTTTCTTCAGACCGGTGATCCTGACATCTATGCCGTCGGAGACGCCATTGAGGTCAAGGACGTTGTTTCTGGCGAACCAACGCAAGTCCCACTTGCTGGGCCCGCCAATCGCCAAGGTCGGATCGCAGCGGACAACTGTTTTGGGCGTGGCGTTCGATATCGGGGGACTCAGGGCACCGCGATCGTCGGCGTCTTCGACCGCACAGCAGCGATGACCGGAGCCTCGGAAAAAGTTCTACGACGCGCCGGCCGATCCTTCCGCAAAATCTACGTTCACCCGATGCATCACGCCGGGTATTACCCGAATGCGGAGGCGATGACACTCAAACTTCTGTTCGAGCCGACCACAGGGCAAGTACTGGGAGCGCAGGTCGTGGGCGGAGCGGGTGTCGACAAGCGCATTGACGTTCTGGCCGTGGCGATCCAGGCGGGAATGACGGTATTCGACCTGGAGGAGATGGAACTGTGCTACGCACCACAATATGGCTCGGCCAAGGATCCGATCAACATGGCAGGATTCGTGGCTGGCGGATTGTTGCGCGGAGATCACCCACAAGTGAATATCGAGACCGTTTTAGCAGCACCCGCTGCAGAGCAACCGTTTCTGCTGGACGTGCGCACGCCACAGGAATTTGCTTCGGGTCACATCCCCGGAGCCGTGAACATTCCAGTGGATGATTTGCGGTCCCATCTGGGAGAACTGCCGCGCTGCAAGGAGATTGCCACCTATTGCCAGGTGGGACAGCGAGGATACCTGGCGACCCGGATTCTGCTGCAAGCCGGTTACTCCGCGGCGAACTTGGGAGGCGGCTATAAGACCTACCTACTCTTTCAGCCGTGCTGATGACGCGATTAACACCATCAGCGAACGAATCGGACGAACATCATGATTGAGAAGACGCGGCTTGACATCGCACTGCTACTGCCCACAGTGCCGGATGCGCATGACGGGTGCCTTCAGCGACTCGCTGACTTATTGAGCGCGAAAGTGGGAATTGAGGCCGCGCACCTGACCGGCGTGAATGGCGCGGGAACCGGCCAAATCTGCATCCACTACGACCCCGACCGACTGTCAATTGGTGAAGTTCGAGCGCTGGCCCGCCGAGCCGGTGC contains these protein-coding regions:
- a CDS encoding FAD-dependent oxidoreductase; protein product: MNLLIVGGVAGGASAAARARRLSEDAQIILFERGPDVSFANCGLPYYLGGEITARAKLLITKPEQLRDRFRLDVRTLSSVEAIDRRAKTVRVRELTSGREYEEPYDKLILATGASPVRPAIPGIDLPGVFTLRNLQDTDQIQEHVDRGVQQVVLLGGGFISLELAENFVRRGIATTVVERNGQILSPFDQEMTTPIVQELIDKGVTLLLGQSAQALEKTTTGLAVCLNSGQRLPAQLVILGVGVRPENKLALDAGVEVGPRGGIRVNEFLQTGDPDIYAVGDAIEVKDVVSGEPTQVPLAGPANRQGRIAADNCFGRGVRYRGTQGTAIVGVFDRTAAMTGASEKVLRRAGRSFRKIYVHPMHHAGYYPNAEAMTLKLLFEPTTGQVLGAQVVGGAGVDKRIDVLAVAIQAGMTVFDLEEMELCYAPQYGSAKDPINMAGFVAGGLLRGDHPQVNIETVLAAPAAEQPFLLDVRTPQEFASGHIPGAVNIPVDDLRSHLGELPRCKEIATYCQVGQRGYLATRILLQAGYSAANLGGGYKTYLLFQPC